The Blastomonas fulva genome contains a region encoding:
- a CDS encoding aldehyde dehydrogenase, whose translation MTTAATFTRHNPVTGAAATAAAAATSQDACAAVDAAAAAFPAWSALGPNARRAKLAKAADALDAKADAFIDAMMNEVGATEGWARFNLMLASSMVREAAAITTQISGEVIPSDKPGCIAMALREPAGVVLGIAPWNAPIILGVRAIAVPLACGNTVVLKASEQCPRTHALIVEAFVEAGFGDGIVNLVTNAPEDAGDVVGAMIDHPAVRRINFTGSTAVGRIIAKRAAEHLKPVLLELGGKAPLIVLDDADLDEAVKAAAFGAFMNQGQICMSTERIIVVDAVADAFAEKFRAKVATLAVGDPREGKTPLGAVVDTKTVAHVQALVDEAVAQGARQINGGSSDGVLMPAHVIDAVTPDMRLFREESFGPVVAIVRAADEAHAVELANDTEYGLSASVFTRDIARGLRVARLIKSGICHVNGPTVHDEAQMPFGGTKASGYGKFGGQAGIDSFTDLRWITIETQPGHFPI comes from the coding sequence ATGACGACAGCCGCGACGTTTACCCGCCATAACCCGGTTACCGGCGCTGCCGCAACGGCTGCTGCGGCCGCGACTTCGCAGGACGCCTGTGCCGCGGTCGATGCCGCCGCTGCCGCCTTCCCCGCATGGTCCGCGCTCGGCCCCAACGCTCGCCGCGCAAAGCTCGCCAAGGCGGCCGATGCACTCGACGCCAAGGCCGATGCATTCATCGACGCGATGATGAACGAGGTCGGCGCAACCGAAGGCTGGGCGCGGTTCAACCTGATGCTGGCCAGCAGCATGGTCCGCGAAGCGGCCGCGATCACCACCCAGATCAGCGGTGAGGTCATCCCTTCCGACAAACCCGGCTGCATCGCCATGGCACTGCGCGAGCCTGCCGGCGTCGTGCTGGGCATTGCCCCCTGGAATGCGCCGATCATCCTGGGCGTGCGCGCGATCGCGGTGCCGCTCGCCTGCGGCAACACCGTGGTGCTCAAGGCGTCCGAACAGTGTCCGCGCACCCATGCGCTGATCGTTGAGGCGTTTGTCGAGGCCGGCTTCGGCGATGGCATCGTCAATCTGGTTACCAATGCGCCCGAAGATGCAGGCGATGTCGTCGGCGCGATGATCGATCACCCTGCGGTGCGGCGGATCAACTTCACCGGATCGACTGCCGTGGGCCGGATCATCGCCAAGCGCGCGGCCGAGCATCTCAAGCCGGTATTGCTCGAACTGGGCGGCAAGGCCCCGCTGATCGTGCTGGATGACGCCGATCTCGACGAGGCGGTCAAGGCGGCAGCGTTCGGCGCGTTCATGAACCAGGGCCAGATCTGCATGTCGACCGAGCGGATCATCGTCGTCGATGCGGTGGCCGATGCCTTTGCCGAAAAATTCCGCGCCAAGGTCGCGACGCTGGCAGTGGGCGATCCGCGCGAAGGCAAGACCCCGCTGGGCGCTGTCGTCGATACCAAGACGGTCGCGCACGTCCAGGCGCTGGTCGATGAGGCGGTCGCGCAGGGCGCACGCCAGATCAACGGCGGCTCATCCGATGGCGTTCTGATGCCCGCGCATGTCATCGACGCGGTCACGCCGGACATGCGGCTGTTCCGCGAGGAAAGCTTCGGCCCCGTCGTCGCCATCGTCCGCGCAGCCGACGAGGCGCATGCGGTCGAGCTTGCCAACGACACCGAATACGGGCTGTCCGCCTCGGTCTTCACCCGCGATATCGCGCGCGGGCTTCGCGTTGCGCGGCTGATCAAGTCCGGCATCTGCCACGTCAATGGCCCCACCGTGCACGACGAGGCGCAGATGCCCTTCGGCGGCACCAAGGCCTCTGGCTATGGCAAGTTCGGCGGCCAGGCCGGCATTGACAGCTTCACCGACCTGCGCTGGATCACCATCGAGACCCAGCCCGGCCACTTTCCCATCTGA
- a CDS encoding MarR family winged helix-turn-helix transcriptional regulator, translated as MDAGSADKDVSRVPDPLEDLLGYWLRRASSAMMADLGSSLAPADLRPTEATILILIRANPGLTQSDIGRVLGIARANMAPLMGGLLKRGFIQKSRVDGRSQSLALTELGIDKVCVAQTIIDAHEARFREGLDVALLPDMIAALRTLAGSEA; from the coding sequence ATGGATGCAGGCTCCGCGGACAAGGATGTTTCTCGGGTCCCCGATCCGCTGGAGGATCTGCTGGGCTACTGGCTGCGCCGCGCATCGTCAGCGATGATGGCCGATCTGGGTTCGTCGCTCGCGCCGGCGGATCTGCGCCCGACCGAGGCGACGATCCTGATCCTCATCCGCGCCAATCCGGGTCTGACCCAAAGCGACATCGGGCGGGTGCTGGGGATCGCGCGTGCCAATATGGCTCCGTTGATGGGCGGGCTGCTGAAACGGGGGTTCATCCAGAAATCACGGGTGGATGGCCGATCGCAGTCGCTGGCTCTGACGGAATTAGGCATCGACAAGGTCTGCGTCGCGCAGACGATCATCGATGCGCACGAGGCCCGGTTTCGGGAAGGACTGGATGTCGCACTGCTGCCAGACATGATCGCTGCGCTCAGGACGCTGGCTGGCAGTGAGGCTTAG
- a CDS encoding ketopantoate reductase family protein gives MQNIVIVGAGAMGCYLAARLGEAGLSVTLVDIDPVRLELLAREGIKVSDDRGERVVATRARPAQDVAPGVDLVMLFTKGMHSAAAAQSVAHLADGKSFALTLQNGIGNAEILAEVFTPERVLIGVTDIPADLEGPNCVSSHGLGHVRLGSMAARMHPVAEQVAQLLTLSGMNAEADARVEVAIWEKVAFNAALNALATVSGATVGGMDHPAGRRIIAAVVSEVVATAAARGVQIDTTRVWGKIDFALANHRGHKASMLQDMLAGRATEIESINGAVVLAAAQAGIATPVTSTLADIIRLMEAQRLS, from the coding sequence ATGCAGAATATCGTGATCGTCGGAGCAGGTGCCATGGGCTGCTATCTCGCCGCGCGCCTCGGGGAGGCGGGGTTGTCCGTGACATTGGTCGACATCGACCCGGTGCGGCTGGAGCTGCTGGCCCGCGAAGGCATCAAGGTGAGCGACGATCGGGGAGAGCGGGTTGTCGCCACCCGTGCCAGGCCCGCGCAGGATGTCGCGCCCGGGGTGGACCTCGTCATGCTGTTCACCAAGGGTATGCACAGCGCGGCAGCCGCGCAATCGGTCGCGCATCTTGCAGATGGCAAAAGCTTTGCGCTGACATTGCAGAACGGCATCGGCAATGCGGAAATCCTCGCAGAGGTCTTCACTCCCGAGCGGGTGCTGATCGGGGTCACCGACATTCCCGCCGATCTCGAAGGCCCCAACTGCGTGAGTTCGCATGGCCTGGGGCATGTCCGGCTGGGCAGCATGGCGGCCAGGATGCATCCCGTCGCCGAGCAGGTGGCGCAGCTGCTGACCCTGAGCGGGATGAACGCCGAAGCCGACGCCCGGGTCGAGGTGGCGATCTGGGAGAAGGTGGCGTTCAACGCCGCGCTCAATGCACTTGCCACGGTCAGCGGAGCAACGGTGGGCGGCATGGACCATCCCGCGGGTCGTCGCATCATCGCAGCTGTGGTCTCAGAGGTCGTCGCAACCGCCGCTGCCCGGGGAGTGCAGATCGATACCACGCGGGTCTGGGGCAAGATCGACTTTGCGCTGGCCAATCATCGTGGCCACAAGGCATCGATGCTGCAGGACATGCTGGCCGGCCGCGCAACGGAGATCGAGTCGATCAACGGTGCCGTTGTGCTCGCCGCCGCCCAGGCGGGCATCGCGACGCCGGTGACGTCGACGCTCGCAGATATTATCCGGCTGATGGAGGCGCAGAGGCTGAGTTAA
- a CDS encoding LysR family transcriptional regulator, whose protein sequence is MTFDQRKLAAFVAVVDTGSVGRAAIVNNMTQPTLSRLIREMEQRLGVDLFERHSKGMTLTASGEVFAPYARMLLFEMQQASEALDAVQGIQRGTVRLGAVAAATRSLVPKASARLLKAASALRIALLEAPQGTLTEALLARKIDLMIAPQLPDHPDMVRISQCQFDDVFTVFCSTQHPLARASDVDLERVLKENWVMPPAGSTPRSLFDALVRKSGQALPTVAIEATSVGAQVACVVHGRVLGWLPHPLIESEVGNGTIKLLTIPELSLHRSFYVYRRSRGLLPDAARRFLEMLPQVAETA, encoded by the coding sequence ATGACTTTCGATCAACGCAAGCTCGCAGCCTTCGTGGCTGTGGTCGACACCGGCAGCGTCGGGCGCGCCGCGATTGTCAACAACATGACGCAACCGACCCTGAGCAGGCTGATCCGAGAGATGGAACAGCGGCTGGGGGTCGACCTGTTCGAGCGGCACAGCAAGGGCATGACGCTGACCGCATCGGGAGAGGTGTTTGCCCCTTACGCCCGCATGCTGCTGTTCGAGATGCAGCAGGCGAGCGAGGCGCTCGACGCGGTGCAAGGAATCCAGCGGGGCACGGTCCGTCTGGGGGCGGTCGCCGCAGCCACGCGCAGCCTGGTACCCAAGGCATCAGCCCGCCTGCTCAAGGCCGCTTCCGCGCTGCGAATTGCGCTTTTGGAAGCGCCTCAGGGCACGCTGACCGAGGCTTTGCTTGCGCGGAAAATCGATCTGATGATTGCCCCTCAATTGCCCGATCATCCCGACATGGTGCGGATCAGCCAGTGCCAGTTCGATGATGTCTTCACCGTCTTCTGCTCGACACAGCATCCGCTGGCGCGCGCCAGCGATGTCGATCTGGAAAGGGTGCTGAAGGAGAACTGGGTGATGCCCCCTGCCGGATCGACGCCGCGATCTTTGTTCGATGCGCTGGTTCGCAAAAGCGGACAAGCGCTTCCGACCGTTGCGATCGAAGCCACATCGGTGGGCGCGCAGGTCGCCTGTGTCGTGCACGGCAGGGTGCTGGGCTGGCTGCCGCATCCCCTGATCGAGAGCGAGGTCGGCAACGGGACGATCAAGCTGCTGACCATCCCCGAACTGTCGCTGCACCGCAGCTTCTACGTCTATCGGCGGTCGCGCGGCCTGCTGCCGGACGCGGCGCGGCGCTTTCTCGAAATGCTGCCGCAGGTCGCGGAGACGGCCTGA